The following are encoded together in the Thermoanaerobaculia bacterium genome:
- the radC gene encoding DNA repair protein RadC, whose amino-acid sequence RELPADERPRERLLAQGARALGDAELLAILLRTGRPGASALEVAREILTAIGGLPGLAGTGAQGLLRKGLGEAKAAALLAAAEVGRRLARNDAVERAVLGAPAAVASYLALRYGVRDQEVMGALYLDTRNRLLAERELYRGTVNRAAVEPRAILKEGLLHGACGMVVFHTHPSGDPSPSPEDLAFTRRLAEGGELVGVRLVDHLILGGVGRWVSLRERGAW is encoded by the coding sequence CGTGAGCTGCCGGCGGACGAGCGGCCGCGGGAGCGGCTGCTGGCGCAGGGGGCGCGGGCGTTGGGCGACGCCGAGCTGCTGGCGATCCTGCTGCGCACCGGGCGGCCGGGAGCGTCGGCCCTCGAGGTGGCGCGCGAGATCCTGACGGCGATCGGCGGTCTGCCCGGCCTCGCCGGGACGGGGGCGCAGGGGCTCCTGCGCAAAGGACTCGGCGAGGCCAAGGCGGCAGCACTACTTGCCGCCGCCGAGGTCGGGCGGCGCCTGGCGAGGAACGACGCCGTCGAGCGCGCCGTCCTCGGGGCGCCGGCCGCGGTCGCGAGCTACCTCGCGCTGCGCTACGGGGTGCGTGACCAGGAGGTGATGGGCGCCCTCTACCTCGACACGCGCAATCGCCTCCTCGCCGAGCGCGAGCTCTATCGTGGCACCGTCAACCGCGCGGCGGTCGAGCCGCGGGCGATCCTCAAAGAGGGGTTGCTGCACGGTGCCTGCGGCATGGTCGTCTTCCACACCCATCCCTCCGGCGATCCGAGTCCAAGTCCGGAGGACCTCGCCTTCACCCGGCGTCTCGCCGAAGGCGGCGAGCTCGTCGGTGTGCGGCTGGTCGACCACCTGATCCTGGGCGGCGTCGGGCGCTGGGTTTCCCTGCGTGAGCGCGGCGCATGGTAA